In one Verrucomicrobiota bacterium genomic region, the following are encoded:
- a CDS encoding ABC-F family ATP-binding cassette domain-containing protein → MLTLSEISKAYAGRTLFADVSLQVNREDRIGLVGPNGAGKSTLFSLILGEEFPDTGKIERQRNCSVGHLPQENAPAGDETVLELATAITPELAHLRKRLKHFESDHDQDSADFHEVQSEFDHLGGYQIEIKAKQILLGLSFREKDFSRPLREMSGGWVMRAHLARLLVQEPDLLLLDEPTNHLDLETLLWFQEYLKTYPGGILMISHDREFLNQLVTFIVEIRQARLWRYRGNYEDFLQQREAHEEQQLAAWKNQQREIARLQRFVDRFRAKNTKATQAQSKLKQIARMEKIEAPEGEDAAIDFAFPQPQRSGLKVISLENVRYAYGANVVYESLNFQAERGRRIVLVGPNGAGKSTLLKLLADVLKPQAGVRELGYNVKAGYYSQYRVEMLHPDRTVLEEAFDTPQRLTETFVRTVLGCFLFRGDDVFKKVSVLSGGEKSRLALVKLLLDPPNLLLMDEPTTHLDLSSIDALLYALDQFQGTLIFISHDVYFIRSLANHVVHVQNGQLTHYPGDYQYYLDKTGSQKRTVETANATGQERTNASPPLPSSDSNSSEATQRRLQKRLAAEQRQARARERREQKQLVQRLENEIADLEARQAELTAELETPQTYERPGRAVEINRDLKDIIDRLPQLTADWEQAATRLAEIEAQE, encoded by the coding sequence ATGCTCACGCTGTCGGAAATCAGCAAAGCGTACGCCGGGCGGACTTTGTTCGCCGATGTTTCGCTACAGGTCAACCGCGAGGATCGCATCGGATTGGTGGGCCCCAACGGCGCAGGGAAGTCCACGCTGTTTTCACTCATCCTTGGCGAGGAATTTCCGGACACCGGAAAGATCGAACGACAGCGCAATTGTTCGGTCGGCCACTTGCCTCAAGAAAACGCCCCCGCCGGCGACGAGACCGTCCTGGAACTCGCCACGGCCATCACACCGGAGCTGGCGCATTTGAGAAAGCGCCTGAAGCATTTTGAGTCGGATCACGATCAGGATTCCGCGGATTTCCACGAGGTTCAATCGGAGTTCGATCATCTCGGCGGTTATCAGATCGAGATCAAGGCCAAGCAGATCCTCCTGGGCTTGAGCTTTCGCGAGAAGGATTTTTCCCGGCCCCTGCGCGAGATGAGCGGCGGCTGGGTCATGCGCGCGCATCTGGCTCGGCTGCTCGTGCAGGAGCCGGACTTGTTGCTGCTCGACGAGCCGACCAACCATCTCGATCTCGAAACGCTGCTCTGGTTTCAGGAGTATCTCAAGACTTACCCGGGGGGCATTTTGATGATTTCGCACGACCGCGAGTTCCTGAACCAGCTTGTCACCTTCATCGTCGAGATTCGCCAGGCGCGGCTCTGGAGATATCGCGGCAATTACGAGGACTTCCTCCAGCAGCGCGAAGCGCACGAGGAACAGCAATTGGCGGCATGGAAAAATCAGCAGCGCGAGATTGCGCGCCTCCAGCGGTTCGTCGATCGCTTCCGCGCCAAGAACACCAAGGCGACTCAAGCTCAGAGCAAGTTAAAGCAAATCGCGCGCATGGAGAAAATCGAAGCGCCGGAAGGCGAGGACGCCGCCATCGATTTCGCGTTCCCCCAACCGCAGCGCAGCGGCCTCAAAGTCATTTCGCTGGAAAATGTCCGTTACGCCTACGGCGCAAACGTGGTCTATGAAAGCCTGAACTTCCAGGCCGAGCGCGGCCGGCGGATCGTGCTGGTCGGTCCGAACGGCGCGGGAAAATCCACGTTGCTCAAGCTGCTCGCGGACGTGTTGAAACCGCAAGCCGGCGTCCGGGAGCTCGGCTACAACGTCAAGGCCGGCTACTATTCCCAATACCGCGTCGAGATGCTTCACCCCGACAGGACGGTGCTGGAGGAAGCGTTCGATACGCCGCAACGTCTCACGGAGACTTTCGTTCGGACGGTGCTCGGATGCTTTCTCTTCCGCGGCGACGACGTTTTCAAAAAGGTCAGCGTCCTGAGCGGTGGCGAGAAAAGCCGCCTTGCGCTGGTGAAGCTGCTGCTCGATCCGCCGAATTTGCTGCTGATGGACGAACCCACAACGCATCTCGATCTTTCGAGCATTGACGCGCTGCTTTACGCGCTCGATCAATTCCAGGGCACGCTCATTTTCATCAGCCACGATGTCTATTTCATCCGCTCGTTGGCCAATCACGTGGTCCACGTGCAGAACGGCCAGCTCACGCATTATCCGGGCGACTACCAATATTACCTGGACAAAACGGGTTCGCAGAAGCGCACGGTCGAAACCGCCAATGCAACCGGCCAAGAGAGAACAAACGCGTCGCCTCCCCTGCCCTCTTCCGACTCCAACTCCAGCGAAGCCACTCAACGCCGCCTTCAAAAGCGCCTGGCAGCCGAACAACGCCAGGCCCGCGCCCGCGAACGTCGTGAACAAAAGCAATTGGTCCAGAGATTGGAAAACGAAATCGCCGACCTCGAAGCGCGCCAGGCCGAACTCACCGCCGAATTGGAAACCCCGCAGACCTACGAGCGACCGGGCCGGGCCGTGGAGATCAATCGCGATTTGAAGGATATTATCGACCGCTTGCCGCAACTGACCGCCGATTGGGAACAAGCCGCCACCCGCCTCGCGGAAATCGAAGCGCAAGAGTGA